Proteins found in one Mycteria americana isolate JAX WOST 10 ecotype Jacksonville Zoo and Gardens chromosome 8, USCA_MyAme_1.0, whole genome shotgun sequence genomic segment:
- the HNRNPH1 gene encoding heterogeneous nuclear ribonucleoprotein H isoform X3, with product MDPCHTEETEGEIPGLGFSDRSEQIVSRGVASAFEAATTEAETEPSLTPNVMLNTESSEGYVVKVRGLPWSCSTEEVQRFFSDCKILNGALGIRFIYTREGRPSGEAFAELESEEDVKLALKKDRETMGHRYVEVFKSNNVEMDWVLKHTGPNSPDTANDGFVRLRGLPFGCSKEEIVQFFSGLEIVPNGITLPVDFQGRSTGEAFVQFASQEIAEKALKKHKERIGHRYIEIFKSSRAEVRTHYDPPRKLLAMQRPGPYDRPGLTRGYNSLGRGSSLERMRRGAYGGGYGGYDDYNGYNDGYGFGSDRFGREWTLFSAGMSDHRYGDGGSTFQSTTGHCVHMRGLPYRATENDIYNFFSPLNPVRVHIEIGPDGRVTGEADVEFATHEDAVAAMSKDKANMQHRYVELFLNSTAGGSGGAYGSQMMGAMGSQSSYGGPANQQLSGGYGGGYGGQSSMSGYDPGSQGAMNSSYYSSGNRASMGVNGMGGMSNMSNMSGGWGM from the exons ATGGACCCTTGTCACACCGAGGAGACCGAGGGAGAGATCCCCGGCTTGG GCTTCAGTGACCGAAGCGAGCAGATTGTTTCACGTGGGGTAGCGTCAGCATTTGAAGCTG caaCCACAGAAGCCGAGACGGAGCCGAGCCTCACCCCCAATGTGATGCTCAACACGGAGAGCAGCGAGGGATACGTGGTGAAAGTCAGGGGGCTGCCTTGGTCCTGCTCCACCGAGGAGGTGCAGCGGTTTTTCTCCG attgcAAAATTCTCAACGGGGCGTTGGGTATTCGTTTCATCTACACCAGGGAGGGCAGACCAAGTGGAGAAGCATTTGCTGAACTTGAATCAGAGGAGGATGTGAAATTGGCactgaaaaaagacagagaaacaatgGGACACAGATATGTTGAAG TTTTCAAGTCAAACAACGTTGAAATGGATTGGGTTCTGAAGCATACTGGTCCCAACAGCCCTGATACGGCTAATGATGGTTTTGTACGTCTTAGAGGACTCCCATTTGGCTGTAGTAAAGAAGAAATTGTACAGTTTTTTTCAG GGTTGGAAATCGTGCCAAATGGGATAACATTGCCGGTGGACTTCCAGGGGAGGAGTACGGGGGAGGCCTTCGTGCAGTTTGCTTCACAGGAAATAGCTGAAAAGGCTCTaaagaaacacaaggaaagaaTAGGGCACAG GTACATTGAGATCTTCAAGAGTAGTCGAGCGGAAGTGCGCACTCACTACGACCCTCCACGCAAGCTGTTGGCAATGCAGAGACCCGGTCCTTACGACAGACCTGGTCTTACGCGGGGATATAACAGTCTTGGTAGAGGAAGTAGCTTGGAAAGGATGAGGCGTGGAGCTTACGGAGGAG GTTATGGAGGTTATGATGACTACAATGGGTATAATGATGGCTATGGTTTTGGTTCTGATAGATTTGGAAGAG AATGGACTCTTTTCTCTGCAGGAATGTCGGACCACAGATACGGCGACGGGGGATCCACCTTCCAGAGCACGACTGGCCACTGCGTCCACATGAGGGGTCTGCCTTACAGAGCTACGGAGAACGACATCTATAAC TTCTTCTCGCCTCTGAACCCTGTAAGAGTACACATCGAAATCGGACCAGATGGCAGAGTAACTGGAGAGGCAGACGTTGAGTTTGCTACTCATGAGGATGCAGTGGCCGCTATGTCCAAAGACAAAGCAAATATGC aacACAGATATGTAGAACTCTTCTTGAATTCTACAGCAGGAGGAAGTGGTGGTGCCTATGGCAGTCAAATGATGGGAGCAATGG GAAGCCAATCCAGTTATGGTGGTCCAGCTAACCAGCAGTTGAGTGGGGGTTATGGAGGAGGATATGGCGGTCAAAGCAGCATGAGTGGATATG ACCCCGGGAGCCAGGGCGCCATGAACAGCAGTTACTACAGCAGCGGGAACCGTGCGTCCATGGGAGTGAACGGCATGGGCGGCATGTCCAACATGTCCAACATGAGTGGTGGCTGGGGAATGTAA
- the HNRNPH1 gene encoding heterogeneous nuclear ribonucleoprotein H isoform X4, giving the protein MDPCHTEETEGEIPGLATTEAETEPSLTPNVMLNTESSEGYVVKVRGLPWSCSTEEVQRFFSDCKILNGALGIRFIYTREGRPSGEAFAELESEEDVKLALKKDRETMGHRYVEVFKSNNVEMDWVLKHTGPNSPDTANDGFVRLRGLPFGCSKEEIVQFFSGLEIVPNGITLPVDFQGRSTGEAFVQFASQEIAEKALKKHKERIGHRYIEIFKSSRAEVRTHYDPPRKLLAMQRPGPYDRPGLTRGYNSLGRGSSLERMRRGAYGGGYGGYDDYNGYNDGYGFGSDRFGREWTLFSAGMSDHRYGDGGSTFQSTTGHCVHMRGLPYRATENDIYNFFSPLNPVRVHIEIGPDGRVTGEADVEFATHEDAVAAMSKDKANMQHRYVELFLNSTAGGSGGAYGSQMMGAMVKESEGVVQDWNTSTLPGSQSSYGGPANQQLSGGYGGGYGGQSSMSGYDPGSQGAMNSSYYSSGNRASMGVNGMGGMSNMSNMSGGWGM; this is encoded by the exons ATGGACCCTTGTCACACCGAGGAGACCGAGGGAGAGATCCCCGGCTTGG caaCCACAGAAGCCGAGACGGAGCCGAGCCTCACCCCCAATGTGATGCTCAACACGGAGAGCAGCGAGGGATACGTGGTGAAAGTCAGGGGGCTGCCTTGGTCCTGCTCCACCGAGGAGGTGCAGCGGTTTTTCTCCG attgcAAAATTCTCAACGGGGCGTTGGGTATTCGTTTCATCTACACCAGGGAGGGCAGACCAAGTGGAGAAGCATTTGCTGAACTTGAATCAGAGGAGGATGTGAAATTGGCactgaaaaaagacagagaaacaatgGGACACAGATATGTTGAAG TTTTCAAGTCAAACAACGTTGAAATGGATTGGGTTCTGAAGCATACTGGTCCCAACAGCCCTGATACGGCTAATGATGGTTTTGTACGTCTTAGAGGACTCCCATTTGGCTGTAGTAAAGAAGAAATTGTACAGTTTTTTTCAG GGTTGGAAATCGTGCCAAATGGGATAACATTGCCGGTGGACTTCCAGGGGAGGAGTACGGGGGAGGCCTTCGTGCAGTTTGCTTCACAGGAAATAGCTGAAAAGGCTCTaaagaaacacaaggaaagaaTAGGGCACAG GTACATTGAGATCTTCAAGAGTAGTCGAGCGGAAGTGCGCACTCACTACGACCCTCCACGCAAGCTGTTGGCAATGCAGAGACCCGGTCCTTACGACAGACCTGGTCTTACGCGGGGATATAACAGTCTTGGTAGAGGAAGTAGCTTGGAAAGGATGAGGCGTGGAGCTTACGGAGGAG GTTATGGAGGTTATGATGACTACAATGGGTATAATGATGGCTATGGTTTTGGTTCTGATAGATTTGGAAGAG AATGGACTCTTTTCTCTGCAGGAATGTCGGACCACAGATACGGCGACGGGGGATCCACCTTCCAGAGCACGACTGGCCACTGCGTCCACATGAGGGGTCTGCCTTACAGAGCTACGGAGAACGACATCTATAAC TTCTTCTCGCCTCTGAACCCTGTAAGAGTACACATCGAAATCGGACCAGATGGCAGAGTAACTGGAGAGGCAGACGTTGAGTTTGCTACTCATGAGGATGCAGTGGCCGCTATGTCCAAAGACAAAGCAAATATGC aacACAGATATGTAGAACTCTTCTTGAATTCTACAGCAGGAGGAAGTGGTGGTGCCTATGGCAGTCAAATGATGGGAGCAATGG TCAAGGAATCGGAAGGGGTAGTCCAAGATTGGAACACTAGCACATTGCCAG GAAGCCAATCCAGTTATGGTGGTCCAGCTAACCAGCAGTTGAGTGGGGGTTATGGAGGAGGATATGGCGGTCAAAGCAGCATGAGTGGATATG ACCCCGGGAGCCAGGGCGCCATGAACAGCAGTTACTACAGCAGCGGGAACCGTGCGTCCATGGGAGTGAACGGCATGGGCGGCATGTCCAACATGTCCAACATGAGTGGTGGCTGGGGAATGTAA
- the HNRNPH1 gene encoding heterogeneous nuclear ribonucleoprotein H isoform X2, producing the protein MDPCHTEETEGEIPGLGFSDRSEQIVSRGVASAFEAATTEAETEPSLTPNVMLNTESSEGYVVKVRGLPWSCSTEEVQRFFSDCKILNGALGIRFIYTREGRPSGEAFAELESEEDVKLALKKDRETMGHRYVEVFKSNNVEMDWVLKHTGPNSPDTANDGFVRLRGLPFGCSKEEIVQFFSGLEIVPNGITLPVDFQGRSTGEAFVQFASQEIAEKALKKHKERIGHRYIEIFKSSRAEVRTHYDPPRKLLAMQRPGPYDRPGLTRGYNSLGRGSSLERMRRGAYGGGYGGYDDYNGYNDGYGFGSDRFGRGMSDHRYGDGGSTFQSTTGHCVHMRGLPYRATENDIYNFFSPLNPVRVHIEIGPDGRVTGEADVEFATHEDAVAAMSKDKANMQHRYVELFLNSTAGGSGGAYGSQMMGAMVKESEGVVQDWNTSTLPGSQSSYGGPANQQLSGGYGGGYGGQSSMSGYDPGSQGAMNSSYYSSGNRASMGVNGMGGMSNMSNMSGGWGM; encoded by the exons ATGGACCCTTGTCACACCGAGGAGACCGAGGGAGAGATCCCCGGCTTGG GCTTCAGTGACCGAAGCGAGCAGATTGTTTCACGTGGGGTAGCGTCAGCATTTGAAGCTG caaCCACAGAAGCCGAGACGGAGCCGAGCCTCACCCCCAATGTGATGCTCAACACGGAGAGCAGCGAGGGATACGTGGTGAAAGTCAGGGGGCTGCCTTGGTCCTGCTCCACCGAGGAGGTGCAGCGGTTTTTCTCCG attgcAAAATTCTCAACGGGGCGTTGGGTATTCGTTTCATCTACACCAGGGAGGGCAGACCAAGTGGAGAAGCATTTGCTGAACTTGAATCAGAGGAGGATGTGAAATTGGCactgaaaaaagacagagaaacaatgGGACACAGATATGTTGAAG TTTTCAAGTCAAACAACGTTGAAATGGATTGGGTTCTGAAGCATACTGGTCCCAACAGCCCTGATACGGCTAATGATGGTTTTGTACGTCTTAGAGGACTCCCATTTGGCTGTAGTAAAGAAGAAATTGTACAGTTTTTTTCAG GGTTGGAAATCGTGCCAAATGGGATAACATTGCCGGTGGACTTCCAGGGGAGGAGTACGGGGGAGGCCTTCGTGCAGTTTGCTTCACAGGAAATAGCTGAAAAGGCTCTaaagaaacacaaggaaagaaTAGGGCACAG GTACATTGAGATCTTCAAGAGTAGTCGAGCGGAAGTGCGCACTCACTACGACCCTCCACGCAAGCTGTTGGCAATGCAGAGACCCGGTCCTTACGACAGACCTGGTCTTACGCGGGGATATAACAGTCTTGGTAGAGGAAGTAGCTTGGAAAGGATGAGGCGTGGAGCTTACGGAGGAG GTTATGGAGGTTATGATGACTACAATGGGTATAATGATGGCTATGGTTTTGGTTCTGATAGATTTGGAAGAG GAATGTCGGACCACAGATACGGCGACGGGGGATCCACCTTCCAGAGCACGACTGGCCACTGCGTCCACATGAGGGGTCTGCCTTACAGAGCTACGGAGAACGACATCTATAAC TTCTTCTCGCCTCTGAACCCTGTAAGAGTACACATCGAAATCGGACCAGATGGCAGAGTAACTGGAGAGGCAGACGTTGAGTTTGCTACTCATGAGGATGCAGTGGCCGCTATGTCCAAAGACAAAGCAAATATGC aacACAGATATGTAGAACTCTTCTTGAATTCTACAGCAGGAGGAAGTGGTGGTGCCTATGGCAGTCAAATGATGGGAGCAATGG TCAAGGAATCGGAAGGGGTAGTCCAAGATTGGAACACTAGCACATTGCCAG GAAGCCAATCCAGTTATGGTGGTCCAGCTAACCAGCAGTTGAGTGGGGGTTATGGAGGAGGATATGGCGGTCAAAGCAGCATGAGTGGATATG ACCCCGGGAGCCAGGGCGCCATGAACAGCAGTTACTACAGCAGCGGGAACCGTGCGTCCATGGGAGTGAACGGCATGGGCGGCATGTCCAACATGTCCAACATGAGTGGTGGCTGGGGAATGTAA
- the HNRNPH1 gene encoding heterogeneous nuclear ribonucleoprotein H isoform X1 has translation MDPCHTEETEGEIPGLGFSDRSEQIVSRGVASAFEAATTEAETEPSLTPNVMLNTESSEGYVVKVRGLPWSCSTEEVQRFFSDCKILNGALGIRFIYTREGRPSGEAFAELESEEDVKLALKKDRETMGHRYVEVFKSNNVEMDWVLKHTGPNSPDTANDGFVRLRGLPFGCSKEEIVQFFSGLEIVPNGITLPVDFQGRSTGEAFVQFASQEIAEKALKKHKERIGHRYIEIFKSSRAEVRTHYDPPRKLLAMQRPGPYDRPGLTRGYNSLGRGSSLERMRRGAYGGGYGGYDDYNGYNDGYGFGSDRFGREWTLFSAGMSDHRYGDGGSTFQSTTGHCVHMRGLPYRATENDIYNFFSPLNPVRVHIEIGPDGRVTGEADVEFATHEDAVAAMSKDKANMQHRYVELFLNSTAGGSGGAYGSQMMGAMVKESEGVVQDWNTSTLPGSQSSYGGPANQQLSGGYGGGYGGQSSMSGYDPGSQGAMNSSYYSSGNRASMGVNGMGGMSNMSNMSGGWGM, from the exons ATGGACCCTTGTCACACCGAGGAGACCGAGGGAGAGATCCCCGGCTTGG GCTTCAGTGACCGAAGCGAGCAGATTGTTTCACGTGGGGTAGCGTCAGCATTTGAAGCTG caaCCACAGAAGCCGAGACGGAGCCGAGCCTCACCCCCAATGTGATGCTCAACACGGAGAGCAGCGAGGGATACGTGGTGAAAGTCAGGGGGCTGCCTTGGTCCTGCTCCACCGAGGAGGTGCAGCGGTTTTTCTCCG attgcAAAATTCTCAACGGGGCGTTGGGTATTCGTTTCATCTACACCAGGGAGGGCAGACCAAGTGGAGAAGCATTTGCTGAACTTGAATCAGAGGAGGATGTGAAATTGGCactgaaaaaagacagagaaacaatgGGACACAGATATGTTGAAG TTTTCAAGTCAAACAACGTTGAAATGGATTGGGTTCTGAAGCATACTGGTCCCAACAGCCCTGATACGGCTAATGATGGTTTTGTACGTCTTAGAGGACTCCCATTTGGCTGTAGTAAAGAAGAAATTGTACAGTTTTTTTCAG GGTTGGAAATCGTGCCAAATGGGATAACATTGCCGGTGGACTTCCAGGGGAGGAGTACGGGGGAGGCCTTCGTGCAGTTTGCTTCACAGGAAATAGCTGAAAAGGCTCTaaagaaacacaaggaaagaaTAGGGCACAG GTACATTGAGATCTTCAAGAGTAGTCGAGCGGAAGTGCGCACTCACTACGACCCTCCACGCAAGCTGTTGGCAATGCAGAGACCCGGTCCTTACGACAGACCTGGTCTTACGCGGGGATATAACAGTCTTGGTAGAGGAAGTAGCTTGGAAAGGATGAGGCGTGGAGCTTACGGAGGAG GTTATGGAGGTTATGATGACTACAATGGGTATAATGATGGCTATGGTTTTGGTTCTGATAGATTTGGAAGAG AATGGACTCTTTTCTCTGCAGGAATGTCGGACCACAGATACGGCGACGGGGGATCCACCTTCCAGAGCACGACTGGCCACTGCGTCCACATGAGGGGTCTGCCTTACAGAGCTACGGAGAACGACATCTATAAC TTCTTCTCGCCTCTGAACCCTGTAAGAGTACACATCGAAATCGGACCAGATGGCAGAGTAACTGGAGAGGCAGACGTTGAGTTTGCTACTCATGAGGATGCAGTGGCCGCTATGTCCAAAGACAAAGCAAATATGC aacACAGATATGTAGAACTCTTCTTGAATTCTACAGCAGGAGGAAGTGGTGGTGCCTATGGCAGTCAAATGATGGGAGCAATGG TCAAGGAATCGGAAGGGGTAGTCCAAGATTGGAACACTAGCACATTGCCAG GAAGCCAATCCAGTTATGGTGGTCCAGCTAACCAGCAGTTGAGTGGGGGTTATGGAGGAGGATATGGCGGTCAAAGCAGCATGAGTGGATATG ACCCCGGGAGCCAGGGCGCCATGAACAGCAGTTACTACAGCAGCGGGAACCGTGCGTCCATGGGAGTGAACGGCATGGGCGGCATGTCCAACATGTCCAACATGAGTGGTGGCTGGGGAATGTAA
- the HNRNPH1 gene encoding heterogeneous nuclear ribonucleoprotein H isoform X8: MSTTEAETEPSLTPNVMLNTESSEGYVVKVRGLPWSCSTEEVQRFFSDCKILNGALGIRFIYTREGRPSGEAFAELESEEDVKLALKKDRETMGHRYVEVFKSNNVEMDWVLKHTGPNSPDTANDGFVRLRGLPFGCSKEEIVQFFSGLEIVPNGITLPVDFQGRSTGEAFVQFASQEIAEKALKKHKERIGHRYIEIFKSSRAEVRTHYDPPRKLLAMQRPGPYDRPGLTRGYNSLGRGSSLERMRRGAYGGGYGGYDDYNGYNDGYGFGSDRFGREWTLFSAGMSDHRYGDGGSTFQSTTGHCVHMRGLPYRATENDIYNFFSPLNPVRVHIEIGPDGRVTGEADVEFATHEDAVAAMSKDKANMQHRYVELFLNSTAGGSGGAYGSQMMGAMVKESEGVVQDWNTSTLPGSQSSYGGPANQQLSGGYGGGYGGQSSMSGYDPGSQGAMNSSYYSSGNRASMGVNGMGGMSNMSNMSGGWGM; this comes from the exons ATGT caaCCACAGAAGCCGAGACGGAGCCGAGCCTCACCCCCAATGTGATGCTCAACACGGAGAGCAGCGAGGGATACGTGGTGAAAGTCAGGGGGCTGCCTTGGTCCTGCTCCACCGAGGAGGTGCAGCGGTTTTTCTCCG attgcAAAATTCTCAACGGGGCGTTGGGTATTCGTTTCATCTACACCAGGGAGGGCAGACCAAGTGGAGAAGCATTTGCTGAACTTGAATCAGAGGAGGATGTGAAATTGGCactgaaaaaagacagagaaacaatgGGACACAGATATGTTGAAG TTTTCAAGTCAAACAACGTTGAAATGGATTGGGTTCTGAAGCATACTGGTCCCAACAGCCCTGATACGGCTAATGATGGTTTTGTACGTCTTAGAGGACTCCCATTTGGCTGTAGTAAAGAAGAAATTGTACAGTTTTTTTCAG GGTTGGAAATCGTGCCAAATGGGATAACATTGCCGGTGGACTTCCAGGGGAGGAGTACGGGGGAGGCCTTCGTGCAGTTTGCTTCACAGGAAATAGCTGAAAAGGCTCTaaagaaacacaaggaaagaaTAGGGCACAG GTACATTGAGATCTTCAAGAGTAGTCGAGCGGAAGTGCGCACTCACTACGACCCTCCACGCAAGCTGTTGGCAATGCAGAGACCCGGTCCTTACGACAGACCTGGTCTTACGCGGGGATATAACAGTCTTGGTAGAGGAAGTAGCTTGGAAAGGATGAGGCGTGGAGCTTACGGAGGAG GTTATGGAGGTTATGATGACTACAATGGGTATAATGATGGCTATGGTTTTGGTTCTGATAGATTTGGAAGAG AATGGACTCTTTTCTCTGCAGGAATGTCGGACCACAGATACGGCGACGGGGGATCCACCTTCCAGAGCACGACTGGCCACTGCGTCCACATGAGGGGTCTGCCTTACAGAGCTACGGAGAACGACATCTATAAC TTCTTCTCGCCTCTGAACCCTGTAAGAGTACACATCGAAATCGGACCAGATGGCAGAGTAACTGGAGAGGCAGACGTTGAGTTTGCTACTCATGAGGATGCAGTGGCCGCTATGTCCAAAGACAAAGCAAATATGC aacACAGATATGTAGAACTCTTCTTGAATTCTACAGCAGGAGGAAGTGGTGGTGCCTATGGCAGTCAAATGATGGGAGCAATGG TCAAGGAATCGGAAGGGGTAGTCCAAGATTGGAACACTAGCACATTGCCAG GAAGCCAATCCAGTTATGGTGGTCCAGCTAACCAGCAGTTGAGTGGGGGTTATGGAGGAGGATATGGCGGTCAAAGCAGCATGAGTGGATATG ACCCCGGGAGCCAGGGCGCCATGAACAGCAGTTACTACAGCAGCGGGAACCGTGCGTCCATGGGAGTGAACGGCATGGGCGGCATGTCCAACATGTCCAACATGAGTGGTGGCTGGGGAATGTAA
- the HNRNPH1 gene encoding heterogeneous nuclear ribonucleoprotein H isoform X7: MDPCHTEETEGEIPGLATTEAETEPSLTPNVMLNTESSEGYVVKVRGLPWSCSTEEVQRFFSDCKILNGALGIRFIYTREGRPSGEAFAELESEEDVKLALKKDRETMGHRYVEVFKSNNVEMDWVLKHTGPNSPDTANDGFVRLRGLPFGCSKEEIVQFFSGLEIVPNGITLPVDFQGRSTGEAFVQFASQEIAEKALKKHKERIGHRYIEIFKSSRAEVRTHYDPPRKLLAMQRPGPYDRPGLTRGYNSLGRGSSLERMRRGAYGGGYGGYDDYNGYNDGYGFGSDRFGRGMSDHRYGDGGSTFQSTTGHCVHMRGLPYRATENDIYNFFSPLNPVRVHIEIGPDGRVTGEADVEFATHEDAVAAMSKDKANMQHRYVELFLNSTAGGSGGAYGSQMMGAMVKESEGVVQDWNTSTLPGSQSSYGGPANQQLSGGYGGGYGGQSSMSGYDPGSQGAMNSSYYSSGNRASMGVNGMGGMSNMSNMSGGWGM, from the exons ATGGACCCTTGTCACACCGAGGAGACCGAGGGAGAGATCCCCGGCTTGG caaCCACAGAAGCCGAGACGGAGCCGAGCCTCACCCCCAATGTGATGCTCAACACGGAGAGCAGCGAGGGATACGTGGTGAAAGTCAGGGGGCTGCCTTGGTCCTGCTCCACCGAGGAGGTGCAGCGGTTTTTCTCCG attgcAAAATTCTCAACGGGGCGTTGGGTATTCGTTTCATCTACACCAGGGAGGGCAGACCAAGTGGAGAAGCATTTGCTGAACTTGAATCAGAGGAGGATGTGAAATTGGCactgaaaaaagacagagaaacaatgGGACACAGATATGTTGAAG TTTTCAAGTCAAACAACGTTGAAATGGATTGGGTTCTGAAGCATACTGGTCCCAACAGCCCTGATACGGCTAATGATGGTTTTGTACGTCTTAGAGGACTCCCATTTGGCTGTAGTAAAGAAGAAATTGTACAGTTTTTTTCAG GGTTGGAAATCGTGCCAAATGGGATAACATTGCCGGTGGACTTCCAGGGGAGGAGTACGGGGGAGGCCTTCGTGCAGTTTGCTTCACAGGAAATAGCTGAAAAGGCTCTaaagaaacacaaggaaagaaTAGGGCACAG GTACATTGAGATCTTCAAGAGTAGTCGAGCGGAAGTGCGCACTCACTACGACCCTCCACGCAAGCTGTTGGCAATGCAGAGACCCGGTCCTTACGACAGACCTGGTCTTACGCGGGGATATAACAGTCTTGGTAGAGGAAGTAGCTTGGAAAGGATGAGGCGTGGAGCTTACGGAGGAG GTTATGGAGGTTATGATGACTACAATGGGTATAATGATGGCTATGGTTTTGGTTCTGATAGATTTGGAAGAG GAATGTCGGACCACAGATACGGCGACGGGGGATCCACCTTCCAGAGCACGACTGGCCACTGCGTCCACATGAGGGGTCTGCCTTACAGAGCTACGGAGAACGACATCTATAAC TTCTTCTCGCCTCTGAACCCTGTAAGAGTACACATCGAAATCGGACCAGATGGCAGAGTAACTGGAGAGGCAGACGTTGAGTTTGCTACTCATGAGGATGCAGTGGCCGCTATGTCCAAAGACAAAGCAAATATGC aacACAGATATGTAGAACTCTTCTTGAATTCTACAGCAGGAGGAAGTGGTGGTGCCTATGGCAGTCAAATGATGGGAGCAATGG TCAAGGAATCGGAAGGGGTAGTCCAAGATTGGAACACTAGCACATTGCCAG GAAGCCAATCCAGTTATGGTGGTCCAGCTAACCAGCAGTTGAGTGGGGGTTATGGAGGAGGATATGGCGGTCAAAGCAGCATGAGTGGATATG ACCCCGGGAGCCAGGGCGCCATGAACAGCAGTTACTACAGCAGCGGGAACCGTGCGTCCATGGGAGTGAACGGCATGGGCGGCATGTCCAACATGTCCAACATGAGTGGTGGCTGGGGAATGTAA
- the HNRNPH1 gene encoding heterogeneous nuclear ribonucleoprotein H isoform X9, which produces MDPCHTEETEGEIPGLGFSDRSEQIVSRGVASAFEAATTEAETEPSLTPNVMLNTESSEGYVVKVRGLPWSCSTEEVQRFFSDCKILNGALGIRFIYTREGRPSGEAFAELESEEDVKLALKKDRETMGHRYVEVFKSNNVEMDWVLKHTGPNSPDTANDGFVRLRGLPFGCSKEEIVQFFSGLEIVPNGITLPVDFQGRSTGEAFVQFASQEIAEKALKKHKERIGHRYIEIFKSSRAEVRTHYDPPRKLLAMQRPGPYDRPGLTRGYNSLGRGSSLERMRRGAYGGGYGGYDDYNGYNDGYGFGSDRFGREWTLFSAGMSDHRYGDGGSTFQSTTGHCVHMRGLPYRATENDIYNFFSPLNPVRVHIEIGPDGRVTGEADVEFATHEDAVAAMSKDKANMQHRYVELFLNSTAGGSGGAYGSQMMGAMGSQSSYGGPANQQLSGGYGGGYGGQSSMSGYVLGTVDGVYEVAQQGQALGE; this is translated from the exons ATGGACCCTTGTCACACCGAGGAGACCGAGGGAGAGATCCCCGGCTTGG GCTTCAGTGACCGAAGCGAGCAGATTGTTTCACGTGGGGTAGCGTCAGCATTTGAAGCTG caaCCACAGAAGCCGAGACGGAGCCGAGCCTCACCCCCAATGTGATGCTCAACACGGAGAGCAGCGAGGGATACGTGGTGAAAGTCAGGGGGCTGCCTTGGTCCTGCTCCACCGAGGAGGTGCAGCGGTTTTTCTCCG attgcAAAATTCTCAACGGGGCGTTGGGTATTCGTTTCATCTACACCAGGGAGGGCAGACCAAGTGGAGAAGCATTTGCTGAACTTGAATCAGAGGAGGATGTGAAATTGGCactgaaaaaagacagagaaacaatgGGACACAGATATGTTGAAG TTTTCAAGTCAAACAACGTTGAAATGGATTGGGTTCTGAAGCATACTGGTCCCAACAGCCCTGATACGGCTAATGATGGTTTTGTACGTCTTAGAGGACTCCCATTTGGCTGTAGTAAAGAAGAAATTGTACAGTTTTTTTCAG GGTTGGAAATCGTGCCAAATGGGATAACATTGCCGGTGGACTTCCAGGGGAGGAGTACGGGGGAGGCCTTCGTGCAGTTTGCTTCACAGGAAATAGCTGAAAAGGCTCTaaagaaacacaaggaaagaaTAGGGCACAG GTACATTGAGATCTTCAAGAGTAGTCGAGCGGAAGTGCGCACTCACTACGACCCTCCACGCAAGCTGTTGGCAATGCAGAGACCCGGTCCTTACGACAGACCTGGTCTTACGCGGGGATATAACAGTCTTGGTAGAGGAAGTAGCTTGGAAAGGATGAGGCGTGGAGCTTACGGAGGAG GTTATGGAGGTTATGATGACTACAATGGGTATAATGATGGCTATGGTTTTGGTTCTGATAGATTTGGAAGAG AATGGACTCTTTTCTCTGCAGGAATGTCGGACCACAGATACGGCGACGGGGGATCCACCTTCCAGAGCACGACTGGCCACTGCGTCCACATGAGGGGTCTGCCTTACAGAGCTACGGAGAACGACATCTATAAC TTCTTCTCGCCTCTGAACCCTGTAAGAGTACACATCGAAATCGGACCAGATGGCAGAGTAACTGGAGAGGCAGACGTTGAGTTTGCTACTCATGAGGATGCAGTGGCCGCTATGTCCAAAGACAAAGCAAATATGC aacACAGATATGTAGAACTCTTCTTGAATTCTACAGCAGGAGGAAGTGGTGGTGCCTATGGCAGTCAAATGATGGGAGCAATGG GAAGCCAATCCAGTTATGGTGGTCCAGCTAACCAGCAGTTGAGTGGGGGTTATGGAGGAGGATATGGCGGTCAAAGCAGCATGAGTGGATATG TATTGGGCACAGTAGATGGTGTTTACGAGGTGGCCCAGCAAGGACAGGCGTTGGGGGAATGA